The DNA sequence AAGAATTATGCATGcaggtccattgtgttttttttttttttttggcaaatctgatgtgttttataaagtttatttaacaggattaaaattattgtatatattatcCTAGCAACTTCAATATTGTTAAATCAGTTTTATATAACTGAACTTGTTCTTTAATTTATTGAAACACTAGGAATACATGATTCTGGATGCTTTGGATGTTGGATATTGGATGTGAGAGGCTGAAATCTCTGTAGGTGCCCGTGCCCcctagtgtttttctttttatttctacattttcaaTAAAGTTCTCCTATTCACATTTTATTGTTAAAAGGGTGAAAGACAAATAAGTAGAAATTCCTGTTTAAAATGTCTTTCTTAGAAGTGTAATCTTTGCATGACAAAACAACTTTCCTTCATGTTGGTTATGCACCACATCAACTCTGATTTGGCATATgtcatataaaatacaatatatacattttttatattttttatattttacaataaatatttttttatttattttattttatttattagaatctCCATTAAGTTACACTACCTACACAATTTTgacttaaaaatgtaattcagaaaCTAAAGCCATGTTTGTCATAGAAGAAATGTATTCAAGACATttacattgttaaattaatttaattttttatgtatttttaaatgacttaatAGATCcagggcaaaaaaataaaaaaataaaataaaaaagcatcacaTCATTGACCCATTAActattttaaaggggtcctattatgctcttttacaaagtcttgattttgttttgggggtgtactagaccaggctctcatactaggttgttcgaaaaacaTACTTGGTTAGCTCAACCAAGTCTCATTCCATTCGTCGatctttgtgatatcacaaatcccagaaaatatgcgTTGTAGTTCAGACGAGTTGgtcgttgtagtttttgaaaagtgatttctgttaaataaaataactccatttgaattggactttgagctttgtagaTCTTTTTAtgatcaaacagcaacattacagactaactaaagttgaaaaagtgaaaaagcataatagcaccccTTTAAGAATTCAAGTATATAGCAAGCCAAGTCTTCTTGTTAAGAAGCTATAACTCCAATCACATCATGATATGACTGTGGAGAATgcggtttaaaaaagtttaaacttGTATATTCTGTATCTGACAGTCTCATTTGATCATCATTTTAGTTgatcattataattataatgtacaTTGTACTGGCACATACTCAGTTTACCCAAACACATCATGCTCTCCCTTCCAGCCATTCATCTCACTTCCTCTCACCTGCTGCCCTCCCTCTCCGGTCCTGGTGATTCCCAGCCCCCCTTCATTTCTCTCCCACCTCCTCCCTTTGTCAGTGTCTTGTCCTGCATCCAAAAGTCCTCATTCTGTCTGGCCCACAATTGAGAATACAGACTATCAAGAGGCTTTGGCTGGTTATCCCCCCACTACCAACCTGCAATGCACCTATGACTTCATACAGCACTTCTGGATCCTTTCTACATCTGTCAGGGCTGCATGATTGCCCATGATCATCCCCTACCATTACTCATAAGACAAACAGACCTGAGAACAACATCCTGCCACTTATTGGATTAAAAAGATTTATTAAAGTCAGAAATACGGATTTAAGATAATTGAGCTCTCATGGACTGATCTCCACCCGGGTCGTGAATATCTCATCATGACAACAGTGAGTAACCATTGACCTATGaccttttttatttgtcaaaagtTAAAAGATTATTCATTTTCAGTGATTATATTCTGGCATATACTGTGACTGTTTATGTCATACTCTGACAGGACATATACAGGGGTTATGCATCTTGGTTGTGCATCTTAAGGTGACAAGTGATCAAAGACTGTAGTTTGAACACCTTTATGCCTTTCATCACACATATGGTAGTGGGTTTGTTTGCAGTGTTTGGGGACTGAGAGATGGTTAGTGTCCTGTTTGACATGGGGCTCTTCTACACCCGTCCCTCTGAGCTAACAAGCCTCCGGAGGAAGATTCCCTCTAATTATGGTCAAACATAACACTCTGCCTGCTGTCTCTATCTGACCCTCAGGGTCTATACGGTTTGTCTTTGTTCACATCACAGGCAAATGTATAGAACAAGAAAGGGAGAAATCCATTATAGTGCATAGGCAATATTCAGGATTTTTTGCAGTTCTAACTCCAGATACATTGCTTAAAGTTAAACCCAAATTGCTAATATGAAAGGATCAGTTATGTATTTCTTGGAATTATATGACGTAAAACAGCTAAGTACTGGTCTGGTGCAGCTGTAAATAACTGTGAGAACAGTCAGTTACTGTGGAAGAAAAATCAACAACCACTTCAGTTCAGTGGAAGTCAGCGTTATTTCTGCCGCTCTTCTCCATTGCGGTGGCTGTTATGATATAAGGGCACTGAGTGAAGCGGCTCTTTCTTTCATGAAAGAGGGAGCAGGAGgcaattgaatgaatgaaaggGGGGGATTGTTCCCTAGTCTGACTGCCACTGATTAACTGTCAAACTCATTCTAGCCTTTAATTAAAGTCATTAACctgagaaaatgagaaacaagtgaaagagactgagagagagtttCACATGAAGTTTGTTAATGTCAGTTGTTGctggctttattaaaaataattattataattattatgtctACTTAAGATGGttttatataatgaaaatattataattGGAAATAATTACATTAGGAATAACAAACAAACTTAAAAGTAAAACATCTGTACACATTTAGATTAATGGGAATTTGGAGGTAAATGATCTTGATGGtcataaaaataagtttttatttattcaaaacatgatttctattttgtattattataatttcttttttttgggtgaattcaTGTCGTCATGAGATTCACGGTAATTTAAAATTCAATTCTTATTACTAAAATACATATATGCATGTCTCTACCTACTAGGATATTTGCTGCTGATATTTGGATTTGTGCtgtttcaaaactgttaaacatCACTGTTCCACTATAGAGAAAGAGCTACTTGCTGATGAGGAGAAAAGAGGAAATTGTCAGGTAAGGAGAGAGAAGAAGAGGTAATGATGATTTTTCTACCCTTAATTATGTCATGTCTTTTTCTCTCACTTCAGATGCCCTCTCCCTTTGGCACTGCGGTGCGGATCTTCATCACCACTCTATTTGCAGCAGTGGTGCTTTTTGCCATCCTACTGGCTTATGTGACAGGTTACCAGTTCATCCACACCGAGCAGCACCACCTGTCTTTTGGCTTGTACGGTGCCTTTCTATCCCTTCACCTCCTCCTGCAGAGCCTCTTCGCTTTCCTAGAGCACCGGCAAATGCGTGGCCCTTCCAGACCCCAGCACCTGCGGCGCACTGTTGCCCTCTGCATCGCAGCCTATCAGGAGGATCCGGACTACCTTCGCAAGTGTCTTCGGAGCATTCGCCGCATTTCTTTTCCTGGGCTTAAAGTCGTGCTGGTGGTGGATGGGAATCGGCAGGAGGATGCTTACATGATGGACATCTTCCAGGAGGTTATGGGGGGAGTGGAGCAGACAGGCTGTGTGGTGTGGAAGGGGAATTACCATAGCGATGGGGATGGGGGAGGAGGTAAAGGCTCGTTGCATGCTGAGGAGGCTGCAAGGGTGGCCAGGGTGGTGCGGAGCTGCCGTTACTCGTGCATCATTCAAGAGTGGGGCGGCAAGCGAGAGGTCATGTATACAGCCTTCAAAGCACTGGGAGATACTGTGGATTACATACAGGTAAGTCTAGACCCCACTAACTACCTAAAATGAGTTAAACAGAAAGGATCCTGCATGAATAAATGTTCACACAATAATACGACAATTACCCCTAAAGTAATAGGAATAAAGAGCATCCATTCCAGATATGCTTAATTGTTGCTTTAAGAATGCCAAATGACTTGAAAACATTGGATTTTAATATTGGTCAGCCAATAATTTACTGTCACTATTCATAGTCTGCTAACACCTCATAGTTTCCTCAATGTCACTGAAATCCGAATCCTTACAACACAGAGGTCAATGATCAGTCTTACTACTTACCTTCACCTGTAGTCCTGAACACACCTGTGGTGTCATCAGCCTTTCATTGTTCAACATGTGACTGATATCTTCAGAAACAAAGATGACCTTGAAACATCTGAGTCAATGTAGTAGTTCTTGCATTGTTCAGACAATCATTGTCAACATCAGCCTCATTTGAAAAAAGGAAAGTAGTGGTACATGAGTTAAATTCTTGAGAAGTCTTCTAAAACATTGTATATATCTCTTGGTTTTGTTTGCAGGTATGTGATTCCGACACTGTACTTGATCCAGCATGCACCATTGAGATGCTGAAGGTTCTAGAGGAGGATCCGGAAGTGGGTGGGGTTGGAGGAGATGTTCAGGTGAGAAATGTGcctattttagtcatttttatgtcACTTTCTACAAACTAATTTGAGAATCTTTCCAGTGGGTTTCCTCTTAATAGAGTACTCACCGAAAGGTCTTTCATTGTCTCTTTTAGATTCTGAACAAGTACGACTCCTGGATCTCCTTCCTGAGCAGTGTCCGGTACTGGATGGCCTTCAATGTGGAGCGGGCATGCCAGTCTTACTTCGGATGTGTGCAGTGTATCAGTGGACCTCTGGGAATGTACCGCAACTCTCTTCTTCAGCAGTTCCTGGAGCCCTGGTACCATCAGACCTTCCTAGGAAGCAAGTGCAGCTTCGGGGATGATCGCCACCTCACCAACCGCGTCCTCAGCTTTGGCTACAAAACCAAGTTCACGGCACGCTCACAATGCCAAACCGAGACCCCCACGCAATATCTGCGCTGGCTCAACCAGCAGACCCGCTGGAGCAAGTCTTACTTTCGAGAGTGGCTCTACAATGCACTTTGGTTCCACAAGCACAGCCTCTGGATGACCTATGAATCAGTGGTCACCGGGTTCTTCCCTTTCTTTCTGGTGGCTACAGTCATTCACCTGTTCTACCGAGGTCGGTTATGGAACATCTTGCTTTTCTTGCTAACAGTCCAACTGGTGGGCATGGTGAAAGCCACCTATGCCTGCTTTCTGCGGGGCAGGCTTGTCATGATCTTTATGTCACTGTATTCACTACTCTACATGTCAAGCCTGCTGCCTTCTAAGATCTTTGCCCTGTTGACTATTAACAAAGCAGGTTGGGGAACATCAGGCAGGAAAATAATAGTGGTAAACCTTATTGGGGCTGTGCCTGTGACCGTCTGGGCAGCCATACTGCTCGGTGGCGTGGTTTACACCATTTACTGTGAGGTGCAAGAGCCATTTAGTGAGACAGAAAAGGCTCTTCTCATTGCAGGCACCATCCTCTATGCCTGTTACTGGCTCATACTCCTGGTGCTTTACCTGGCCATAGTGGCTAAGCGCTGTAACAAAAGAGAGGAACAATATCACCTATCCTATGCCGAAGCCTAGCATGGTCTCTCCAAAAGATCTCTACATGCTGTCAGGGCTCATTAAGTTAAGGGGCTATATTGGTGCTTGGACTTTAATTAGACAGAATGTGAACTGTCAAGGATAGAGAGATGTGTGCCAACACTTGAGGAAACCGGCATAAGAGTTTGCCAAACCCAGTCAGTATTTTAACGTCTATTATCTGACAATCCAGCATAATTCTCTATTTCATCATTGGAAATTGTGGTGCTGCTGATCCTTTTGTGGGGTAGCATTATAGAATATTCAAGAAagaacaaacagcatttaaattaGACTTATGGTACTCCACAAATATTTAGTATACTGTACATGTTTACATTTCAAGATGTATATAGTAACATTCAGTTCCAGTAAATGGATAGTGTCAGGCAACCAAAGAAGATTTTCTGTAGCATCTAGAATGTTTTGTTCCAGtgtgttagttaaaaaaaaaaaatggaggaaaGATTGGTTTACCATTTTTATTCCCATTCTCCTTTTTTACCTATAAGACAAACTTGGTAGAAGTATAAGATACAtttgtttttcaattattttcattatacCAGAGACATAACAAACATGGTCAGTAATACTCAAATTTTTTCCCCCTAGTTCTGAGAACTTAAAAGCATAAACagtgttacattttatatatatatatataaatgtaacactaTTTATGCTTTtaagcatacatacatacatatatacgaCTGTCCAGTTATACTGCCTGAAAATTTAcacattacatatttttgtttacagactttaaaTAGCATATAGTCATTTTCTATAGAGGCTTAtagtttaataacatttaattcatGCTTCACTACCTGGTGAGATTATTTTTTACCTAAGAGGCATGTGGACCTGTAATGTCATGATAGTTACAGCTTTTTCTCACCCCCCAAActgattatttatataaattatatgttagCTAATTCCGCATGTTTAGCCTGATCAGAATCAGTTACAGAATCTGACCACTTTTGCAAATTCTTATGACCATTTCCTATAACATATAAACTATTTAACATATACTATTCTATTTCCAttagtttaattaaaatgttcGGTTAGCTAGAAAGATAAAAGCAAAAAAGGTGGACTGAAGCAAGATGTTTATGGTATGCAATGTTAGGTGGTTTTAAGGATTACCATATCTGGATCAAAGGTGTACAGTAGACTGTTTTAACACCCTCAACCCACCCATGcaacaaattagtaaatttacTTCGGTAGCGGTTCACCACTTTCTCTGCTCCCTTCCCCCCAAAACACACATTAAACTCGGGCAGAGACCTAAACACTGAGGCTAGTGTGAATATGCATGCACGTTTAGAGAGAAGCTTTGAGTTCATGCAACATTTGCCAGCTCGACTTTTGCTTGTGCATCACATGTGATAACTGTGTCTTAACAGTGAACTGATGTGGACTGCAGCATCCTCTAAGGCTGCAAAAAAAATCAGGTGACTCTGATGatataatacaattatgaaaCCAGAACTCTTACCGTGTTTACAATCAAACTTGGAATtgcatttgtgtgttttcagattttaTGCAATTCAGTTGTAGACTGGGTGGCTGATATGCTCCTCAGGAACAGAGTGCAGgacttaaaaatgaataataaaaaaaaggatttgctCTGCTGACTGGCAAACACAACCAATTAATATGTAGatggttacatttattttatcagtgaaaaCTAGGTCATACTTCTTTCAAGTGTATTgtaaagtaatatatatttttgtaatgtaaaattcaaatatattttaaacatgcaaGAATCCTAACACATTTTCATAGGAAATGTTATTTCATGGAAAACATGTTAAGTTATTTTCATTACACTGTACAGATTAtggattaataaattattaataatccaTAATAGGAGAGGTTAAGTGTTTTTAACCAAAATGCACAATTGTTTTACAGATCACCACTGGCAGCTTACATCTACTcacaaaattaaatattcaagTGTTAATGGATTGGCACCATTTAGTCTGCGTGTCACAGCTAACCTGTACTTCCACAGTGTACGATACTTAGAAATGGCCATCATGGTCTTTTAATCTCACATAAACTTTACatattatgttttatgtatttatgtattctgGTGTATGTAAAAGAAGCTGGATTCTTTAAATTTGGATATTTCCCATGTAATTATTTTTGCAAACACTGTTGTTTTGATACAATAAACTTCAATTGAAAAGtaagcattttctttctttttttgacttTTGACCTATTACttagaaaaattacatttgttaaacTTTATTGTCAGTTACACATTCCCGACAATTCAGCAGTCTTGAAAAATATTGGAGAGCTAGAAAGACCGCTAGCAGCTTCAGTCTGTTTATGTGCCACCCTCACTGAGCCTCCGTCCAAGTCCCATGGGCTGGGCATCCTTGACAAACCGCCCCCCCAACCTGTCAATGATGCATCTGTCATGACAGTCTCGTGGGCAAAAACAGACCCCTAGTCGAAATCACCTAAGAAATTTGGTTGATGTCCAGGTCTTTATCGTCAGAACACACCTCCATGTCACTGAAATCGTTGGATGTGAATAATAATGGGGTGAAATCCTTTGGCTCTTCGTCCACCATTGAAATGGGCACATGTGAATTAAGCCTAGTTGGATTACAGGGAATGCTGCTACCATTAGACtcaaaagtctgaggcacaaactcaccaTCACTGTGCGGCCTGCTTTAAAGTGCCAAAGGTATGACTTGAAAGACTGAACGCACGGGGGAGACAATCGTGTCCTCATTGCACGAGAGTCCAGATCTATCCCCAAAAAGGTTATCTGCTGGGAGGGAATCAAAACACTCTTTTGGAGAttcatgcgtaagcccaggctgcttagatgatttagcacaatatcttGATGAGAGGATGCTTGAGTCTGTGATTGTGCTAATACCAGCCATCGTCTAGGTAATTTAGCACACGTACGCCCTGGAATGGCAAAGGGCCAGAACTGTGTCCCTGCATTTAGTGAAAGTTTGTGGAGCCAGGGCTAATCCGAAGGGAAGAACATggtattgatacgctttgccctctaaagcaaatctgaggaacttcctgtgtctcttgatgatctgaatatgaaagtatgcatccttcagatcgattgtgacaaaccagtcatttggttgaatctgaggcaaaatagattttactgtcaacatcttgaatttgctcgttcTGAGTGCATGAATCAAATGGCGTAAACCCAATATTGGTCATAAAATATCGGCTGTAAAAACCTGACttcatctgagaggggtgtacttctatTGCCCCTTTTCTCAGCAGAGATGACATCTCTTGTTGCAGCACTGCGGTTTCTTTTGAACTCATGATCGTGGGAAGAATCCTGTGGAAAGGACGCGGGCcttttcgaaactgaatggtgtatatGTAAGGAATTGAGCGTAATACCCATTGCAGAATGTCGGGCAAGTGACCCCAAGTGGCTCAAAAAAGCTTTAATGGCCTCAAGACCTCCATCTGCGGCTGTGATGTCTCCACATGCATTAGTATTTCCGAGCACGGAAAGCTGGCAGTGTTTGTAAGAAGCTTCAGTGGACAAAACCGTTGTCATACAGCCTGCGCAGCTGAACGACA is a window from the Carassius carassius chromosome 13, fCarCar2.1, whole genome shotgun sequence genome containing:
- the LOC132156201 gene encoding hyaluronan synthase 3-like isoform X1, with the translated sequence MMIFLPLIMSCLFLSLQMPSPFGTAVRIFITTLFAAVVLFAILLAYVTGYQFIHTEQHHLSFGLYGAFLSLHLLLQSLFAFLEHRQMRGPSRPQHLRRTVALCIAAYQEDPDYLRKCLRSIRRISFPGLKVVLVVDGNRQEDAYMMDIFQEVMGGVEQTGCVVWKGNYHSDGDGGGGKGSLHAEEAARVARVVRSCRYSCIIQEWGGKREVMYTAFKALGDTVDYIQVCDSDTVLDPACTIEMLKVLEEDPEVGGVGGDVQILNKYDSWISFLSSVRYWMAFNVERACQSYFGCVQCISGPLGMYRNSLLQQFLEPWYHQTFLGSKCSFGDDRHLTNRVLSFGYKTKFTARSQCQTETPTQYLRWLNQQTRWSKSYFREWLYNALWFHKHSLWMTYESVVTGFFPFFLVATVIHLFYRGRLWNILLFLLTVQLVGMVKATYACFLRGRLVMIFMSLYSLLYMSSLLPSKIFALLTINKAGWGTSGRKIIVVNLIGAVPVTVWAAILLGGVVYTIYCEVQEPFSETEKALLIAGTILYACYWLILLVLYLAIVAKRCNKREEQYHLSYAEA
- the LOC132156201 gene encoding hyaluronan synthase 3-like isoform X2, with protein sequence MPSPFGTAVRIFITTLFAAVVLFAILLAYVTGYQFIHTEQHHLSFGLYGAFLSLHLLLQSLFAFLEHRQMRGPSRPQHLRRTVALCIAAYQEDPDYLRKCLRSIRRISFPGLKVVLVVDGNRQEDAYMMDIFQEVMGGVEQTGCVVWKGNYHSDGDGGGGKGSLHAEEAARVARVVRSCRYSCIIQEWGGKREVMYTAFKALGDTVDYIQVCDSDTVLDPACTIEMLKVLEEDPEVGGVGGDVQILNKYDSWISFLSSVRYWMAFNVERACQSYFGCVQCISGPLGMYRNSLLQQFLEPWYHQTFLGSKCSFGDDRHLTNRVLSFGYKTKFTARSQCQTETPTQYLRWLNQQTRWSKSYFREWLYNALWFHKHSLWMTYESVVTGFFPFFLVATVIHLFYRGRLWNILLFLLTVQLVGMVKATYACFLRGRLVMIFMSLYSLLYMSSLLPSKIFALLTINKAGWGTSGRKIIVVNLIGAVPVTVWAAILLGGVVYTIYCEVQEPFSETEKALLIAGTILYACYWLILLVLYLAIVAKRCNKREEQYHLSYAEA